The following coding sequences are from one Polyodon spathula isolate WHYD16114869_AA chromosome 7, ASM1765450v1, whole genome shotgun sequence window:
- the slc35b4 gene encoding UDP-xylose and UDP-N-acetylglucosamine transporter — protein sequence MRTAFAITLVFVGCCSNVVFLELLVRDSPGCGNIVTFAQFLFIALEGFIFEANFGRKKPAIPFSNYVIMVTMFFTVSVVNNYALNFNISMPLHMIFRSGSLIANMILGIIILKKRYTITKYVSIALVSLGIFICTIMTAKQVASEPSANEGEGFYPFLRWLFGVAMLTFALLMSARMGIFQETLYKKYGKHSKEALFYNHCLPLPGFLLLASDIYNHSGLFSQSAPIDVPVIGIKVPVMWFYLSMNVLTQYVCIRGVFILTTECTSLTVTLVVTLRKFVSLIFSIMYFRNPFTVWHWIGTLVVFIGTLMYTEVWTSVRTLLHSDKEEAKKD from the exons aTGCGTACCGCCTTTGCTATAACCCTAGTTTTTGTTGGTTGCTGCAGTAATGTGGTGTTTTTGGAACTTTTAGTAAG ggaTTCCCCAGGCTGTGGGAACATTGTAACGTTtgctcagtttttatttattgcattggaGGGTTTCATCTTTGAAGCCAATTTTGGAAGGAAGAAACCAGCCATTCCGTTTAG CAACTACGTGATTATGGTGACCATGTTCTTCACAGTGAGCGTTGTGAACAACTATGCCCTCAACTTCAACATATCCATGCCCCTGCATATGATATTCAGATCA ggatcCTTAATAGCTAACATGATTCTGGGAATCATTATATTGAAGAAAAG ATACACAATTACAAAATACGTCTCCATAGCTCTTGTGtcattgggaatttttatttgcaCTATCATGACGGCCAAACAAGTG GCCTCAGAACCAAGTGCCAATGAAGGAGAAGGTTTCTATCCTTTTCTGCGCTGGCTGTTTG gtgttGCTATGCTGACATTTGCACTCCTCATGTCAGCGAGGATGGGGATTTTCCAAGAGACGCTCTATAAGAAATATGGCAAGCACTCCAAGGAGGCCCTGTTTTACAAT CACTGCCTTCCATTGCCTGGTTTTCTTCTGCTTGCGAGTGACATCTACAATCATTCAGGTCTCTTCAGTCAAAGTG ctcCTATTGATGTTCCAGTGATTGGCATAAAGGTGCCTGTGATGTGGTTCTACCTTTCAATGAATGTTTTAACTCA ATATGTTTGTATTCGAGGAGTTTTTATTCTGACGACTGAGTGCACATCTCTTACCGTCACACTGGTAGTGACCCTGCGTAAATTCGTCAGCCTcattttttcaataatgtacttCAGAAATCCCTTCACTGTGTGGCACTGGATTGGAACTCTAGTGGTCTTCATTGGAACACTGATGTACACTGAAGTGTGGACCAGTGTCAGGACTCTTCTTCACAGTGACAAGGAAGAAGCAAAAAAGGATTAA
- the LOC121318234 gene encoding leucine-rich repeat-containing protein 23-like — protein sequence MDRKLDRHYVEDRGTVMLMDILPFTWNVKTEGPHFCIDMKMSRLKELGYSFVFGSEPREQWPVTGHPERILKLDISLNELEELQNESLYPLENLCELNASLNALKGIQGVSVLPHLLALQLSYNAISSLRGLQHNKMLTILNVSHNQIRTIQGMPVLSNLTEVHIDSNKLESLEGIQNLPQLQELHAQNNQIRNLLPLSSSLNLHFADISNNEIHSLHESLQILKTLFRLKQLKLKGNPIARDNRYVTMVKQSTVVEILDNTLLRDPCGHRQLLVPQSAKDGQTKEELIEAARAAYQGKIQRKQQEVASTIHYMHGRIMDLQEELKEHKDSLRLELEGYIRYLETIPPEDFHSIDPRKVPGAIEQNMFTKFWKKWDHGKRRPGDIPFHDLTKPEEVVRTAAWLLSNPPVPPHT from the exons ATGGACAGGAAGCTGGATCGCCACTATGTTGAAGACCGTGGTACAGTTATGTTAATGGACATTCTTCCTTTTACTTGGAATGTAAAAACAGAAGGGCCACACTTCTGCATTGATATGAAGATGTCTCGCCTCAAAGAACTGgggtatagttttgtttttggatCTGAGCCCAG ggaACAATGGCCAGTAACTGGACACCCAGAAAG GATTCTTAAACTGGATATCTCTTTAAATGAATTAGAAGAGTTGCAAAATGAATCTTTGTATCCGTTAGAGAATCTCTGTGAACTGAATGCTTCCCTAAACGCTCTAAAAGG tatacaaGGAGTCAGTGTCTTACCTCACCTGTTAGCTTTACAGCTGAGCTACAATGCTATCAGCAGTCTGAGAGGGTTACAACACAACAAGATGCTGACCATTCTCAATGTCTCACACAACCAGATAAGGACTATACAAGGCATGCCTGTTCTCAGTAACTTGACCGAGGTGCACATAGACTCCAACAAG TTGGAATCCTTAGAAGGCATTCAGAACCTGCCCCAACTGCAAGAGCTTCACGCTCAGAATAATCAGATCAGAAACCTGCTCCCTCTCTCGAGTTCTCTGAATCTACACTTTGCAGACATCTCTAACAATGAGATTCATTCACTTCACGAGAGCTTGCAAATACTCAAGACTTTGTTCAGGCTGAAGCAATTGAAGCTGAAG GGTAACCCAATAGCCAGGGATAACCGGTACGTCACCATGGTAAAACAATCGACTGTAGTGGAAATACTGGATAACACACTTCTTCGAGATCCTTGTGGTCACAGGCAGCTCCTGGTACCACAGTCTGCCAAGGATGGACAGACAAAGGAAGAACTAATAGAGGCTGCTAGGGCTGCCTACCAgggcaaaatacagagaaaacaGCAAGAGGTGGCAAGCACCATACATTACATGCATGGGAGGATCAT GGATCTTCAAGAAGAGCTAAAAGAACATAAAGACAGCCTGAGGTTGGAACTGGAAGGATACATACG ATATCTCGAAACCATACCCCCTGAGGATTTCCACAGCATTGACCCCAGGAAGGTCCCTGGAGCCATTGAACAGAACATGTTTACTAAATTCTGGAAGAAGTGGGACCATGGCAAGAGAAGACCTGGGGACATTCCTTTCCATGACCTAACCAAGCCAGAAGAG GTGGTTAGGACAGCTGCGTGGCTTCTGTCGAACCCTCCAGTTCCACCACATACTTGA